A stretch of Aythya fuligula isolate bAytFul2 chromosome 1, bAytFul2.pri, whole genome shotgun sequence DNA encodes these proteins:
- the LOC116500003 gene encoding transient receptor potential cation channel subfamily V member 5-like: protein MGVPLFGDSKPFYYRIWNGLSQKLQGKKSWDKHLDEIYLLQQKRICESPLLQAAKENNIPAIRKLLIDGTCDIYQRGATGETALHVAALYNSVEAAVALMEAAPELVNEKMTSELYEGQTALHIAAVNQNITLVKALLKRGANICTAQATGHFFRRSSQNLLYFGEHVLSFAACVGNEEIVQLLIENGADIRAQDYLGNTVLHILVLQPNKTFACHMYSLILSYDRNKEGPGSLELIPNNEGLTPFKLAGVEGNTVMFQYLMQKRKHNLWSFGPLTTVLYDLTEIDSWAEDQSFLELIVSTKKREARQILDLTPVKELVSLKWNMYGRPYFCFLALFYVLYMVCFTMCCVYRPLKARTGNKTSSRDNTIYVQKMLQESYITYEDELRLVGELITVIGAVVILILEIPDILRVGAAKYFGQTILGGPFHIIVITYACMILVTMVMRLTSTTGEVVPMSFALVLGWCNVMYFARGFQMLGPFTIMIQKMIFGDLMRFCWLMAVVILGFASAFYIIFQTENPENLGQFYNYPMSLFTTFELFLTIIDGPANYDVDLPFMYSVVYFSFAIIATLLMLNLLIAMMGDTHWRVAHERDELWRAQVVATTVMLERKLPRCLWPRSGICGREYGLGDRWYLRVEDRVDPNKHKMMRYTEAFKAHDRDNCDKGPEKMEIDSNVLYKKELPALSLSRSTSRMNSHSGWEILRRNTFHSIHGEVNHAMEEEVYDV from the exons ATGGGGGTACCTTTATTTGGTGATAGCAAGCCCTTCTATTACCGGATCTGGAATGGACTAAGTCAGAAGCTGCAAGGCAAAAAATCCTGGGATAAACATCTGGATGAAATCTACTTACTCCAGCAGAAAAG GATCTGTGAGTCCCCGCTCCTCCAGGCTGCCAAGGAGAACAACATCCCAGCCATTAGGAAACTTCTCATTGATGGAACATGTGATATCTACCAGAGAG GTGCAACAGGGGAGACTGCCCTTCATGTAGCTGCCTTGTATAATAGCGTGGAGGCTGCAGTGGCTCTAATGGAAGCAGCTCCAGAGCTTGTCAATGAGAAGATGACATCAGAGCTCTATGAAG GGCAGACAGCTCTCCACATTGCAGCAGTGAACCAGAACATCACTTTGGTGAAAGCTTTACTCAAGAGAGGGGCCAATATCTGCACAGCCCAGGCCACTGGGCACTTCTTCAGACGCAGCTCCCAGAACCTTCTCTATTTTG GAGAAcatgttttgtcttttgctgCCTGTGTGGGAAATGAGGAGATTGTGCAGTTGCTCATTGAAAATGGAGCCGACATTAGAGCTCAGGATTACCTGG GTAACACTGTTCTTCACATCTTGGTTCTCCAGCCTAATAAGACATTTGCCTGCCACATGTACAGCCTGATACTTTCCTATGACAGGAACAAGGAAGGACCAGGATCACTTGAATTGATTCCTAACAATGAGGGGCTTACTCCATTCAAACTGGCTGGAGTTGAGGGCAACACTGTG ATGTTTCAATACCTCATGCAAAAGCGGAAGCACAATCTCTGGTCCTTTGGACCCTTGACCACTGTGTTATATGATCTCACAGAGATTGACTCCTGGGCTGAAGATCAGTCCTTTCTTGAGCTCATTGTCTCAACCAAGAAGAGAGAG GCACGCCAGATCTTAGACCTAACACCTGTGAAGGAGCTGGTGAGCCTGAAGTGGAATATGTATGGACGGCCCTATTTCTGTTTCCTGGCTTTATTCTATGTCCTCTACATGGTCTGCTTCACTATGTGCTGTGTCTACCGGCCACTGAAAGCCCGAACAGGCAACAAAACAAGCAGTAGAGACAATACAATCTATGTCCAGAAAATGCTGCAG gaatCATATATAACATATGAGGATGAGTTGAGGTTGGTGGGGGAGCTGATCACAGTGATTGGAGCTGTAGTAATTTTGATCCTTGAG ATCCCAGATATCCTTAGAGTTGGAGCAGCGAAATACTTTGGACAAACCATCCTAGGAGGGCCTTTCCACATAATTGT TATCACATATGCTTGTATGATTCTGGTAACCATGGTAATGCGTCTCACCAGCACTACTGGTGAGGTGGTGCCCATGTCCTTTGCCCTGGTACTAGGATGGTGCAATGTCATGTACTTCGCACGAGGCTTCCAGATGCTTGGACCCTTTACCATCATGATCCAAAAG ATGATATTTGGAGATCTTATGCGCTTTTGTTGGCTCATGGCTGTGGTGATACTAGGCTTTGCATCAG CTTTTTACATCATCTTCCAGACAGAGAACCCTGAAAACCTTGGGCAATTCTATAACTATCCCATGTCCTTGTTCACCACCTTTGAGCTGTTTCTCACTATAATTGATGGCCCTGCAAACTATGATGTGGACCTGCCTTTTATGTACAGTGTcgtatatttttcctttgccatcATTGCCACCCTCCTTATGCTCAACTTGCTAATTGCCATGATGGGTGACACCCACTGGAGAGTGGCCCATGAGCGGGATGAACTCTGGAGAGCCCAG gttgtTGCTACTACTGTCATGCTGGAACGGAAATTGCCACGGTGTCTCTGGCCTCGCTCCGGGATCTGTGGCCGGGAATATGGGCTAGGGGACCGATGGTATCTCAG AGTAGAAGACAGGGTTGATCCCAACAAACACAAGATGATGCGGTACACAGAAGCGTTTAAGGCTCATGATAGGGATAACTGTGACAAAGGTccagaaaaaatggaaatcgACAGTAACGTCTTGTACAAGAAGGAACTGCCTGCTCTGTCATTGTCACGGAGCACATCAAGGATGAATTCTCACAGTGGCTGGGAAATCCTGAGGCGCAACACCTTCCACTCAATTCATGGAGAGGTCAATCATGCCATGGAGGAAGAGGTATATGATGTCTaa